A window of Polypterus senegalus isolate Bchr_013 chromosome 14, ASM1683550v1, whole genome shotgun sequence contains these coding sequences:
- the insl5a gene encoding insulin-like 5a: protein MKVSVVCVLLLLAAVCVGVHSEMKMVKLCGREFVRAVIYTCGGSRWRRIPGGGDLPGPGQMSLNPFSQSLNSLEDISSEDSREIFSSSNPLVKREAPLKLERDLNQILTTGCCQFGCNKKDLSFLC, encoded by the exons ATGAAGGTCAGTGTGGTGTGTGTGTTGCTGCTGCTGGCTGCTGTCTGTGTCGGAGTGCACAGCGAAATGAAGATGGTGAAGCTGTGCGGCAGGGAGTTTGTCAGAGCCGTCATCTACACCTGTGGAGGGTCACGGTGGAGGAGAATACCAGGTGGGGGGGACCTGCCAG GTCCAGGACAGATGTCTCTGAATCCTTTCTCCCAATCTCTGAACTCCCTGGAGGACATCAGCAGTGAGGACAGCAGGGAGATCTTCAGCAGCAGCAACCCATTAGTTAAGAGAGAAGCCCCCCTCAAGCTGGAGCGGGATCTTAATCAAATCCTCACTACTGGCTGTTGCCAGTTTGGCTGCAATAAAAAAGACCTTAGTTTTCTCTGCTAG